Proteins from one Clostridium cellulovorans 743B genomic window:
- the hpt gene encoding hypoxanthine phosphoribosyltransferase — protein MNDCIEEIIIDEIMVRNKVKELGERITKDYEGKDLFLIGILKGSIMFMSDLMKEIKIPIGMDFMAVSSYGYSSESSGVVRILKDLDFQIEGKDIIIVEDIVDSGTTLKYLVEYLKNRRPATIEIAAFLSKPERHKVEIDAKYIGFEVPDKFLVGYGLDYAEKYRNFPYVGVLKESVYKK, from the coding sequence ATGAATGACTGTATAGAAGAAATAATAATTGACGAAATTATGGTAAGAAATAAGGTCAAAGAGTTAGGTGAAAGAATCACTAAAGATTATGAAGGTAAAGATTTATTCCTAATTGGTATATTGAAGGGTTCTATAATGTTTATGTCAGATCTTATGAAAGAAATAAAGATACCAATTGGTATGGATTTTATGGCAGTTTCAAGCTATGGATATTCTTCAGAGAGTTCAGGTGTAGTAAGGATATTGAAAGACTTGGATTTTCAAATAGAGGGTAAGGATATAATAATAGTCGAAGATATTGTTGATAGTGGTACTACTTTGAAGTACTTGGTCGAATATTTAAAGAATAGAAGACCAGCAACTATAGAGATTGCAGCATTTTTAAGTAAACCAGAGCGTCATAAAGTTGAAATAGATGCTAAATATATTGGTTTTGAAGTCCCAGATAAATTTCTCGTAGGCTATGGATTAGACTACGCAGAAAAGTATAGAAATTTTCCTTATGTAGGAGTATTAAAAGAAAGTGTTTACAAAAAATAA
- the tilS gene encoding tRNA lysidine(34) synthetase TilS, with amino-acid sequence MDKLIKQVKKTISSNSMVSIGDVVIVALSGGPDSVVLLHVFNELKEVYNLTLYVAHVNHCIRGDAADSDEAYVIELSKKLGIEFFVLREKVEEIARDRGISSEMAGREVRYKFFEELKHKLKADKIAVAHNANDQAETVLMRIMRGSGTEGIEGIKPVRDGVYIRPLIDVSRSEIERYCEENGLNPRIDATNLETIYSRNKVRLELIPYIQENFNSDIINTLVRLSDTVKKDNEYLEAIANEKYKSYCEVRENKVIISKNAFNEPESILTRVIRKAYNTVAKGLFNFEKKHIYDIIKLQRNNSGKSIDLLHGIIAYNSYGHIEIGYSLKGNNNLKWRYKLPANSRMYIEEIKSYVETEVISYKKDMIFSKSYLTRYFDYDTIKDDMFIRNRENGDYFIPFGMNGKKKLKDYFIDEKVPKEERDNIPLVCFDGNIAWVVGYRTSDIYKITEKTKNILKIRVEG; translated from the coding sequence ATGGATAAGTTAATTAAACAAGTTAAAAAAACCATAAGTTCAAATTCGATGGTTAGTATAGGCGACGTAGTAATTGTTGCGCTTTCTGGTGGTCCGGATTCTGTTGTCCTTCTTCATGTGTTTAATGAACTGAAGGAAGTGTATAATCTTACATTATACGTGGCTCATGTGAATCACTGCATAAGAGGTGATGCTGCTGATTCTGATGAAGCTTATGTTATCGAGCTTTCCAAGAAACTAGGAATTGAGTTTTTCGTTTTAAGAGAGAAGGTCGAAGAGATAGCAAGGGATAGAGGAATATCTAGTGAGATGGCAGGAAGGGAAGTTAGGTATAAGTTTTTTGAAGAACTTAAGCATAAACTTAAAGCAGATAAAATAGCCGTTGCTCATAATGCAAATGATCAGGCGGAAACTGTTCTTATGAGAATAATGAGAGGTTCAGGAACGGAAGGTATTGAAGGGATAAAGCCTGTTAGGGATGGAGTATATATAAGACCGCTTATAGATGTCTCAAGATCAGAAATAGAACGATATTGCGAAGAAAATGGACTTAATCCTAGAATAGATGCAACAAATTTAGAAACAATATATAGCAGGAACAAGGTTAGATTAGAACTAATACCATACATACAAGAAAATTTTAATTCTGATATCATAAATACCTTGGTAAGGTTATCAGATACAGTGAAAAAGGATAATGAATATTTAGAAGCCATAGCTAATGAAAAATATAAAAGCTATTGTGAAGTAAGAGAAAATAAAGTTATAATAAGTAAAAATGCATTTAATGAGCCAGAGTCCATATTAACAAGAGTAATAAGAAAAGCTTATAATACTGTGGCAAAAGGGTTGTTTAATTTTGAGAAAAAACATATTTACGATATAATTAAGCTTCAAAGAAATAATTCAGGGAAAAGTATAGACTTATTACACGGAATTATTGCATATAATAGTTATGGACATATAGAAATAGGATATAGTTTAAAAGGAAACAATAATTTAAAATGGAGGTACAAGTTACCTGCAAATTCAAGGATGTACATAGAAGAGATAAAGAGTTATGTTGAGACGGAAGTTATAAGTTATAAAAAAGATATGATTTTTTCCAAAAGCTATTTAACTAGATATTTCGATTATGATACAATAAAAGATGACATGTTTATTCGAAACAGAGAAAATGGTGATTATTTTATTCCCTTTGGAATGAACGGAAAGAAAAAATTGAAAGACTATTTTATAGATGAAAAAGTTCCAAAAGAAGAACGGGATAATATACCACTTGTTTGTTTTGATGGTAACATAGCTTGGGTAGTGGGATATAGAACCAGTGATATTTACAAGATAACTGAGAAGACTAAGAATATACTAAAAATAAGAGTAGAAGGTTGA
- the spoIIE gene encoding stage II sporulation protein E, protein MQYGADMMEYKRVTKEDKDEKAKISKRDIVKFIGLFVCSFLISRVCLINDTAPFGISFVAATGRIKRFNYSLCSAFGTFVGYVTLVDRINNLWLYLFLIAAIVFYNLIAGKKSIKEDSVFVGTIILIIEIIYTFIVHHYSIDVIIITTLLDVVTIIPIFLLLVYSIKSFKNLNTRYIYSSEETIAMAILLALMVSGTWGIEIYGISLINIVAIIITMILGYINGSAVGASIGAAVGVICGMSTNSMIDYISLLALAGLATGVFKELGKIVSSLACIISIVLLLIYSKFQMDFSMIEALISTAIFLLTPSKIYERFKKELNINKKEEILKENYNSKIKEIYKEKLNNFSKVLHNISKVLDDLADNDKLAMKQKSTRIVENLADRVCSSCNMYNICWKREFYLTHSAFQELLEQYDYGTVALPDELERKCVKRTVLIKNAEELMNNFVISEMWRQRLCEGREILSNQIENMGRSVEEISEEFNEEVCFNGDLEELLIHNFNRHGVRYYDLMCFKTKENRIVIKMEMESCGGSQSCVKDVLPILKNVMEKNMCVSDEGCSINPKTNKCTVTFEETPKYHVVSYVGTAAKSQEKIMGDSYTFNKLKDGTYMVMISDGMGSGPQACKESNAVVELIEKFTLAGLSKSTSINTVNSIMNMKFEEDEKYSTVDLSTIDLYGGEVEFIKIGAAASFIKKKDHIEVINSKTLPIGVLDKPDIDVTKSDVENGDFIIMVSDGVIDYNGDNTGKPQWIVEHLKETKTTNPKDLVESIIKKAKELSNGKVKDDMTAIVSRIYNVY, encoded by the coding sequence GTGCAGTATGGCGCAGATATGATGGAGTATAAACGGGTAACAAAAGAAGATAAGGATGAAAAGGCTAAGATCTCCAAAAGGGACATAGTGAAATTTATAGGACTGTTTGTATGTTCATTTTTAATAAGTAGAGTATGCCTTATTAATGATACGGCACCCTTTGGAATTTCCTTTGTTGCAGCAACAGGGCGAATAAAAAGGTTTAATTATAGTCTTTGCTCGGCTTTTGGTACATTTGTAGGGTATGTAACCTTAGTTGATCGTATTAATAATTTATGGCTATATTTATTTTTAATTGCTGCTATAGTTTTTTATAACTTAATTGCAGGAAAAAAATCTATAAAAGAAGATAGTGTTTTTGTAGGAACAATCATTTTGATTATAGAAATTATTTATACATTTATTGTGCATCACTATTCTATAGATGTAATTATTATTACAACTTTATTGGATGTAGTCACTATAATACCAATATTTCTACTTTTGGTTTATTCTATAAAGTCTTTTAAAAATTTAAATACTCGATACATATATTCTAGTGAAGAAACTATAGCTATGGCTATTCTTTTAGCGCTTATGGTTTCAGGAACTTGGGGTATTGAAATCTATGGAATATCGTTAATAAATATTGTTGCAATTATTATAACTATGATTTTGGGATACATAAATGGAAGTGCCGTAGGGGCCTCTATAGGTGCTGCTGTTGGTGTTATTTGTGGTATGTCAACTAATTCTATGATAGATTATATAAGTTTGCTTGCATTAGCAGGCCTTGCAACAGGTGTATTTAAAGAACTTGGAAAGATAGTTAGTTCTCTGGCTTGTATAATATCTATCGTATTACTACTTATATATAGCAAGTTTCAGATGGATTTTTCAATGATTGAGGCGTTGATTAGCACAGCAATATTCTTATTAACTCCAAGTAAAATTTATGAGAGATTCAAGAAAGAATTGAATATAAATAAAAAAGAAGAAATATTAAAGGAAAATTATAATTCTAAAATAAAGGAAATTTATAAAGAGAAGTTAAATAACTTTTCTAAGGTTCTTCATAATATATCTAAGGTTCTTGATGATTTAGCTGATAATGATAAGTTAGCAATGAAGCAGAAAAGTACAAGGATTGTAGAGAACTTAGCTGATAGGGTTTGTTCAAGTTGTAATATGTATAATATTTGTTGGAAAAGAGAATTTTATTTGACACATTCGGCTTTCCAAGAATTATTAGAACAATATGATTATGGCACCGTAGCACTTCCAGATGAGTTAGAAAGAAAATGTGTAAAGAGGACGGTGCTTATAAAGAATGCTGAGGAGTTAATGAATAACTTTGTTATAAGTGAGATGTGGAGACAAAGACTTTGTGAAGGTAGAGAAATATTATCAAATCAGATAGAAAATATGGGGAGGTCTGTAGAAGAAATAAGTGAGGAATTCAATGAGGAAGTTTGTTTCAATGGAGACCTTGAAGAATTGCTTATACATAATTTTAACAGGCATGGTGTGAGATACTATGATCTAATGTGCTTTAAAACTAAAGAAAATAGGATTGTTATTAAGATGGAAATGGAGTCTTGCGGGGGCTCTCAAAGTTGTGTAAAAGACGTCTTACCGATATTGAAAAACGTTATGGAAAAAAATATGTGTGTAAGTGATGAGGGATGTTCTATTAATCCTAAGACTAATAAATGTACCGTTACTTTTGAGGAAACTCCAAAGTATCATGTAGTTTCTTATGTAGGAACTGCAGCAAAGAGTCAAGAAAAAATTATGGGTGATAGCTATACTTTTAATAAGTTAAAAGATGGAACATATATGGTTATGATAAGTGACGGTATGGGATCAGGACCACAAGCTTGCAAAGAAAGTAATGCAGTCGTAGAGCTGATTGAAAAATTTACGTTAGCAGGATTGTCTAAAAGCACATCTATAAATACTGTGAATTCCATAATGAATATGAAGTTTGAAGAGGATGAGAAATATTCTACAGTGGATTTGAGTACAATAGATTTATATGGTGGTGAAGTTGAGTTTATTAAGATTGGTGCTGCAGCTAGCTTTATAAAAAAGAAGGATCATATAGAAGTAATAAATTCAAAAACGCTTCCTATAGGTGTTCTTGATAAGCCGGATATAGACGTAACTAAGAGTGATGTTGAAAATGGTGATTTTATCATTATGGTAAGCGATGGGGTAATAGATTATAATGGGGATAATACAGGAAAACCTCAATGGATAGTTGAACATTTAAAAGAAACAAAGACAACAAATCCCAAAGATTTGGTTGAAAGCATTATAAAGAAGGCTAAAGAACTTTCTAACGGTAAAGTGAAGGATGATATGACTGCTATTGTGTCTAGAATCTATAATGTTTATTAA
- the tnpA gene encoding IS200/IS605 family transposase encodes MDNSSLAHSKWNCKYHIVFAPKYRRQIIYGKIKADIGVILRKLCEHKGVEIIEANACKDHIHMLVSIPPKLSVSQFMGYLKGKSSLMIFDRHANLKYKYGNRQFWCKGYYVDTVGRNKKIIEEYIKNQIQEDLAYEQMSLKEFIDPFTGESVNKGKK; translated from the coding sequence ATGGATAATAGTAGTTTAGCACATAGTAAATGGAATTGTAAATATCACATAGTCTTCGCACCAAAGTATAGGAGACAAATCATATATGGAAAAATAAAAGCGGATATAGGGGTAATACTTAGAAAGTTATGTGAACATAAAGGAGTAGAAATTATTGAAGCAAATGCATGTAAGGATCATATACATATGCTTGTAAGTATACCTCCGAAGTTAAGTGTCTCTCAGTTTATGGGGTATTTGAAAGGTAAGAGTTCATTGATGATTTTTGACAGACATGCAAATTTGAAATATAAATATGGGAATAGGCAATTTTGGTGTAAAGGCTATTACGTTGATACAGTTGGAAGAAACAAAAAGATAATAGAAGAATACATAAAGAATCAAATACAGGAAGATTTAGCATATGAACAAATGAGCTTGAAAGAATTTATTGACCCGTTTACGGGTGAATCAGTAAACAAAGGCAAAAAATAA
- a CDS encoding S1 domain-containing RNA-binding protein, which produces MALKAGTIVDGVVVNITKFGAFVEVEGKTGLVHISEVADNYVKDIKEHLKEQDKVKVKVLSVEEDGKISLSIKQANPTKKTVRPMEIDWNKNQRSGGDFEDKLSKFLKDSEERFQDIKKHQDVKGKSKKSVMK; this is translated from the coding sequence ATGGCTTTAAAGGCAGGAACAATAGTAGATGGAGTGGTTGTTAATATAACCAAGTTTGGCGCATTTGTAGAGGTAGAGGGGAAGACAGGTCTTGTACATATATCTGAAGTTGCGGATAATTATGTCAAAGATATCAAAGAACATCTTAAAGAACAAGATAAGGTTAAGGTGAAAGTTCTATCAGTTGAAGAAGATGGGAAAATCAGTCTATCTATTAAACAAGCGAATCCAACAAAAAAGACCGTTAGACCAATGGAAATTGACTGGAATAAAAATCAAAGAAGTGGTGGCGATTTTGAAGATAAGCTTTCAAAATTCCTTAAAGACAGTGAGGAAAGATTCCAAGATATAAAGAAACATCAAGACGTAAAAGGAAAAAGCAAAAAATCAGTTATGAAATAG
- a CDS encoding FtsB family cell division protein, with protein MKKFKLRKLLFAIFTVYICFMLVHQVTTFIRINKDMKEIKSQLQVETEENEKLQDEVNMSSSDLFIEKKARENSDLIKNGEIPVVDGNK; from the coding sequence ATGAAAAAATTTAAGCTTAGAAAGCTTTTATTTGCTATTTTTACAGTTTATATCTGCTTTATGCTTGTTCATCAAGTTACTACTTTCATAAGAATAAATAAAGATATGAAGGAAATAAAGTCGCAGTTACAAGTAGAAACAGAAGAAAATGAAAAGTTGCAAGATGAAGTAAATATGTCCTCATCAGATCTATTCATAGAAAAAAAAGCTAGAGAAAATAGCGATTTAATCAAAAATGGCGAAATACCAGTGGTAGATGGCAATAAATAA
- the yabQ gene encoding spore cortex biosynthesis protein YabQ: MLLKWNYQLIILLSSFLTGMIMGIMYDVYRVLRGLNNKNKIVTAIEDVLFWIFASSIAFVFLLFTNYAILGPYAYMYIALGLYIYLRYVSKIMIKFNYRCYLALGKVLRITINYAKYPFQLLLENKKKN; encoded by the coding sequence ATGCTGTTAAAATGGAATTATCAGCTTATAATTTTATTGTCTAGCTTTTTAACCGGTATGATAATGGGAATAATGTATGATGTCTATAGAGTTTTAAGAGGTCTTAATAATAAAAATAAAATTGTCACAGCTATAGAAGATGTTTTATTCTGGATATTTGCTTCTTCTATTGCCTTTGTTTTTTTACTTTTTACTAATTATGCTATTTTAGGTCCTTATGCATACATGTATATAGCCTTAGGGCTTTACATATATTTAAGATATGTAAGCAAAATTATGATTAAATTTAATTATAGGTGTTATCTAGCTCTAGGAAAAGTGTTAAGGATAACTATAAATTATGCCAAATATCCGTTCCAGCTATTACTTGAAAATAAAAAGAAAAATTAG